The Gossypium hirsutum isolate 1008001.06 chromosome D06, Gossypium_hirsutum_v2.1, whole genome shotgun sequence genome contains the following window.
agtggaatttttgaaaagttatgggaaaaaatgtaagtttgccaaaatattgtgtatgaattgtatttgaatgaaatattgataaaatgcattaaattgtgttaatatagatcaagaaagaagaaataatggaagtgatcggggaaaagagaaggttatcgactaaattacaaaaatagtcgttttgcatccgaggtaagttatgtgtaaataatatcaatatatttttataaattgtgaattttatttgatatgtgaatcaatattgaatgtggaaggaaaattgttcatgaattattcaagtgataaagtttTGAAAATAAAGTCTTAAGTGTAAATTctcggttgaacttaggaatagaagtggatacaagtgacatgtcactagagatcagTGTTATAGTGTTACattgagtcccgggtgctgggtgatctaacatgtgttgtagacacctgacagcttgtgtgagcaggcccgtggacatttccagtgttatcgatcagtggtagcttcggctacatttcagtggtagcttcggctacatatcagtgtggcacttatgtgctaaatctctacgtatctgtgtatatttcgagtgttcaacgggattaataatgagttaaagtgaatatgaaagaAAGTGTGTATGCAAGTACGTTTAAAATAATGAGCATATGTGATAAATGTCAAGTGTATAAGTGCATGTGCAAGTGAACTGGGTAAGATTATGCATGTGTAAGTGAAAATTGATAAGAAATGTTTGATTCAAATACAATTTATacacaatatttcaattttattttaataataaattttaaataatattcttccatattattagaaatattcaatattaatattttaataataaatatttattacaattataaatatattaataataaatattttgtagtataaaggttaaaatatgtcataagtctatgtactcttcataaatttgcaatttagtatctatacttttattttcaagaatttagtccttctactttttagatttgaaaatcaaatctAATTGCTGAccttgttcaatttttttttgtcaattttgttgaaatcacatttttaaataaaagactCACTTGGTAATCATGTAACTAAAAGATGACAtcataatgaacttgaatttaacaaaatatttttaatatatgcaaaaacaatgtaaaatataaatttttgatataaaataaactcaattaaataatgaaacgacaagaaaatttcaaatgtatgattgtttcattaaaaataacttttataaaatatttgtaaaaaatctgtcaaacaatagaaaatatttgacacaaatttatcaaaacataaaaaaatattaattttttcaggaaataaattatttttcaaaaattattttctagaaaccatttttagtgaaacaaaCCTACCTTTAGATGTTAACTCTAGTAACTCATATTTAAACTGTCCCCAAAGTAGCCAAAATTTACTCTTCTAGTACCCCtaacaaaaggaaaagaaaaattgccAGCCTTGgacattttttttcacaaactaagaGTCAGATTTAAGAAATAAAGAATGAGTGTAGCCAACCATCTTTTGGTGACAAaagtattataataaaataaaatacagaatgAGTTGTTTtctccataatttttttaaattttgagattcAATTTTATTCAACGTAGTCTCTTCAAACTCACTATATAAACTAATGTTTCAAAGTGTCAAGTGATACTATATTGGTTGCACCATTGCATTTTTTCTGGAGTACAAAAAACAGCAACGTAGGTCAAGTAAATAATTTTCAGCATGAGAGTAAGGGCAAATGAGATCCTAAGCTGATGGATTCCCTAAATCGCACAAAGTTAATATTCCACCACAACACACACAAAGACCAGAGTTCAAGAAAGCAATAAATACATGAGAGAATGAACAATTCCCTCTATCATTCTTCCAGTCAGTTCAGTTTGTCTCTCCATCAACATGTCATTGAGTCAACCAAAACAGAAAACATTAAAACCAGTTCTGAAATTTGCTGTCGGGAAGCAATACTATTCAACAACGAAATCCATCTTTCATCAGTTGCCAAATTTAAGCATCAAATCCTCCACAGATTATGCTCCTGAAAACAGATAACATTTGTTTGTTAAGACAAGGTAGTGAAAACATGTTGCTAGTTGGTGTTAGATTTCATCAGTTAAGGTGAATGACCATAGGAATCTTTTCCTCGATTTGTTCCTATAGAAAGAGGAGATTATAAGGTGCTCCTATAGTTTCAGTTGCATTTCTCCTCTCATATTGTTTGAAGTTCATGTCTGACATATATCCGGACATTCTCTTCTCGAACACATACCATACCCGACACATATTTAGAAATGAAGACGAAGATATAATCCCAAAATTTATGTATACACGTATTAGATACGAACCCTCAAATCCTAGTAATAACATAGCAGGTAACTGTATTATTTGTTGCAATGGTACAAAACAACTCAATAATGTGCACTATAACAGTAACACTAACAAACTAATGTTTCCAAATGACATGAATATGTCATAAGcaaccaaaagtaccaaaagagaagaaagaaatgaaCTACAACTTACGCGATGGAGCAGCCAGATCTCCGGCGCCGTTTCTTCCTCGTCACATCCTTCCTCCTTGGGGGCTGAAGAACAACCTTGATGGCAGTATCGAAAACGGCTTTGACATTCTAATCCAATATTGTATCCGTCAAAAACATGAAGGAAGCACATTATAAGCCACAATATCCATAAATGACATCAAATTCACCTGCTGAGTCTTGGAGCTGCATTCGATATAAGCTGCTGCACCAATTTGTTTCCTCAGTTCCTCTCCCTGTGTAAGCATTATATCCGAATCATCTACTTGAATTGCGATCGAATTGCAGTTATGGATCGTAACCGAAACCAGAAATTAGCTACCGAAACATTGCTGACTATAAAGTTGAAGTGAAGAGGAGCATACCTGAGCAGATGTTATAATATTAGACCCCAATTGATCAGCAAGATAAGCTCTATCTTCCCGGAGATctgatatatatacacatacacacAGAAAGAACATAATTCAATGTTGTTAATGGAATTATTCCATTCAAGCAATAGTTGAGTGAAACATTAAATGAAATAGTTTCCAACCTAGCTTTGTTCCAACCAGGACAACGGGAACATTTGGTGCAAAACGACGTAGTTCTGGCATCCACTGTGAACAGAGAATTTTGGGATATTGGATTAGGAATGTTTTGTTCCAAGGAAGAAAGCAAGGCCAACAACCcttttgattttaattgaaatttataaaaattccaccTTTTTTCAAACATGATGTAAAAgaccattaaaaaaaatctttttaaagttaaaaagtagaaaatgagaaaaaaaaaaaaggtacctTCTTGAGAACATTTTCATAGCTTGCTCTGCTAATTAATGAGAAAGCTAAGACAAATATGTCTGCACCTCGGTAACTCAATGGCCTTAATCTGCTATAATCCTCTTGACCTTTAAGATTAGATAAAAAAATGGATAAGTCAAAATCAGAAATAAAACACCAAGAAAAACCCAGAAAAAAAAACTTTCGACCAATCATAGCaagcagcaaaaaaaaaaaacccttaaaataCCTGCAGTGTCCCATAAACCCAAATTAACAATGCTCCCATCTACAGCCACATTGGCACTGAAATTGTCAAACACTGTTGGTATATAATCCTAAcacaaaaaacccaaaataatgaAATAAGTTAAAAGTCTATCAATGCAatgaaaacaagtaaaaaaaagagtaaagaaAGTGTTTAGAGGTGGTGACACTTACAGTGGGGAACTTGTTGCTGGTGTAACAAATGAGCATACATGTTTTTCCAACAGCTCCATCTCCAACTGTAACACATTTAATGAACTTTGAAGCACTCATCTTCTTAAACTTCCAACTACTTCCTTCACCTAAGCAacaatatatgtgtgtgtgtaagCAAGGTGGGTAAGATTAATAGAGTAGGAAATGTTGAAACAGAGAAAGGAAAGTGTGCTTTAGAAGATGAAATAGCTGTAGTTGTAGTTTCCCaaagagaaatatatatattaaaaatggcAAAGGCTTATGAGAGAAGTAATCGTCTCTGATACTGTAGTCGAAAGGGGGATGTGTTGCATTgcactttatttatttatccatcaTCCCTCCCAATATATTTCAAAAATGAATCCaacagaaatttttttttgaaatgcaGAAATGGGTCCCCCCACCCCACCTTACCTTTCTCTCTCAAACGGGCACCTCTTTCTCATTGTTGCTTTCCAGCTTATGTTCTTTCACATTATTTATTACTACCAAAGGAATAAACCCTCCTATAAATTGCACGTAAAAAGACAAACTTTTCCCAACATGTTTCAACTGCTTATTAACTGTTAAATTTGAATACAATAATATtggataatattataattataattataattaaagtataaattaatgtttatataaaattttaatgaatatatttattataaacttTTTCCAAATTCATTATCCATTGATCTAATCTACTAATTCAAGTAAACTGGTAACTTTTTTTATTCAATCTTTGACAATTATAATATGGATATTGGATTCTGTCTTTTAGGTAACAGCATCAGTGCTTCAAATAAAAAGACAGAAGAACATTTAAGGGAAATGGTTTCTTTAATACATCCGGATTTTAAACAGTTTTTTGAAATGAATGCGACCGTTGGATTCATTCAATTTTCTTACACCAACCTATGCTATGTCCTCTTGTCTTTTATCCTATTGTAAAGGACAACATATAACCATAGCcaatttttttttgggggggcaaTCCCCCCGTTCATCCCCACCATGCTTCTTTCTCTGCTTGGCCCAaatctctattttcttttttcaggTGACTTTTACTCGACCCTGTAATAAATAAACGTGGGTGTCAAATAATGTTTTCTTTTCAacttttcttgaaaaaaaaaatggaccACTTTTTTGGGGCTGTGAATTTGTTCATGCATTTATGTTGGAAGGGAGAGTTTAGTTGGGCGCCATTAATTGCTTAGGAAACTGATTTGGTCGTTTGCTCTCCTCTGCTTTGAAGAGTTTTTCAGCTTCTTCACCTAATTTAGAATTATGGTCACAAATTGTATGTATAATTGAAGctaaaaatgaattatgatgGATTAATGAAACAAGATGTGAACCTGAAGAAAAAAGATGGGTTTTATGACAAAGAAAGAAATCAAACTTGAGTACAGAATAATGTGATGGATCAAACTTTGTGTCCTTTGTGACAGTCCACTTTTGTTATATGTATTTGGAAACTCTGGATTTTATGCTCTGTTATTGCTGCAGATGCAATTGAAGCTCATTTCTAGCTATCTTTTTCTAAATTATAAATGTTCGATTATTAGAAAAAGAAGTGAAAGTCTCATTCCAATCTTTTGGTTGATTTTTTCTTTCAGAAGAGAAAATGCCTTTTTGGGTTTTCTAAGAGAGGGAAATTTGGTGTGTTGGGGCCAATTTGGAGCTGTCTCAAACCAAACTTAATGTTTGATCATCATTAAAAATAGTTCCTTCCCAAGTTTTACCTGTAAAAAAACTTTCCCTTGATTTGGGGTTACTCGACAAAGTTTGCAAATTCACTGCTTCATTTTCTGTTTCTATGTTCATTCTCCAAATTCTACTGCAGAGTTGGATTTAGATTTATCCAACCCGGTTTCTTAAAAGGGTTAGTACTCATGCATATAGTAGAAACAGCATATATCACACCTGCACGCATCGAAAATTTATCACttgttaattaaaaattgaaatccaAATAGATTCTATAAGTAAATCTATAAGAATCCTAAGATCAAGTTATCAACTATATATTTGTATGATATTCGTATAATATATCTaatgataattatatttattaatattttaaataattttaatataaaataatttatatggtATAAATTCTATGCGACATTCATGTATTCATTATCATTTTGCGTATTAAATTTATAGatccaaatccaatctcaaagcATATACATATTAACCTAAGTTGGACTTATAGAGCTCAATATTCAAGAGGATTAGATTTGTCATGGATTGCCTCGGATTGCTGATTTTTTCACCTTCTTTACATTATCTTTAATAAGTAATGTTTTATGGGTGAGTATTTGGTAATTGGTATATTAATAgtgtattctttttattttacaatagatttaaaattttaatatgtatattttttatatttttataagaaatttgTTAATTCTTTGATTTTGGTTATGGAATCTAAAAACTTTGTTGGTAGTgtacaaaataatttttcatacTTTATTTTAGAATATTATATATTTGCTTTAGGGTTAGTATTTAGAACATtggtaatgtattttttattccacaagcatTGACACATGAATCTCACTAtagatttttatcatatttgctcttttttatacaatgcctaaAACTATCCATAGCCACtctccaacccttaaataagaggcTAATGTGTTTCAACACACTCGAACCCACACCCTCCTATACTGATAATAATGACTATACCaatcaagctaagactcaatcaattactaaaaatttaaaaatgacaaACTTCATACAAATAATTGAAATGGAGTAAAACCTATTCATATGAttcaataataaatttgaattataatatgTTTAGTGACCTACTGTAATTAGTAGGTACGCTAAATTGAGTGTAATGGAGCATTTAAATTACACACTCCAATGGAAAGTAAGAAACAAAGTAATTAGgtagatatttaaaaaataattataatcaattcaattattttataacttttcaaacatacaaatacatgatttaagtttaaaaagttattttattgatgaaaaataattttctatacGTTTTAACTTactaaataataactaaattgcatagtatttgttataaattatttatactaattttaactaaattgcaatatatattattaattatttatacatGATCAATGACCAATCGATgatgaaaagaaatatatatttatgttagaCAGAGAATAAcccaatatatataaaatgttagagtaatttagataaaattacatgaaatgtttatttttcttgataattCTATTAATAGTAATATTGTAGAATACTTCCTTAGACTAACATgctatatataattatttgattttaaattttgttacttgtttagagAATGTTTTCTCAAGCATTATTgctaatttttataataattaatatttatttttaatttaaaattgttatgCCCCAAAATTAAATTATCGGATTAAATCTATAActgatgaattaattttaattttctatctaAACGTGTAATTGAGCTTCTATTTGAGGTCGATGTGCTTAAATGCCGAAAACTGTATCGATATTTAAACGAAAATCGGTAcctttttaataagtattaataccttcgtatttttattcttataccAATAATCCcttggaaaaaaagaagaagaaacatacAAGCTCAAACTCACATATTAATTATTACAATAAGATTGATAGTTAAAACTCAATTAGCGTAGAAGTTCTtgatcactctttttttttttgtttctgatCATGTTTTAAACGACAATGATATAGTAAATTAAACCTTGAAATGGGATGGAACCCAACAGCCAACAAATTATGGCAAGTTCAATCTGTCATCAGGCTAGTTGCATTTTCACGTTTCAGGTGAACAGTTTTTGGATAAGAATAATACTACCGTATCAAGTAAATGGTCACTCCTCGACAtagtgtcacgggccaaagtgcaaagcccgtgaccatggcacaagaaGCACCCCATGaaggtctatcgattagatgaGAAACATTTAGCCCACGTgaactggcccgattcagagAACTATTGAAAAAgcttgtcagattgaagcctggttggctcgatgatgaagacatggcaacttaggctaattttagtaactaatcttagaagatatagagaatcatatcttgtaaagattagattagatttgatatgacgaatcttgtaaatccctaaaatcaagggatatggtgaatctcgtccgtcgatgtaaatgtatcttcaccgtcggttttgggggagctcaactataaatagagagcccccctcatttgtactcatccATTGTAagctgaattcttaagagtaatagaattctttgagcatttactctaacactttgtgtgcattctttctttggctttctgttgttcacttgtagcttcttttggcacaaccGCTTCCGTTATACAAATTGGTGCATTGGAGGAGTTCTTAAAAGAATTCTCACTTTTgggcgtaaaggctgacttaggcgagtttagGACGAACGAATCGCCTAAGGCCacacggattgcgagacgaaatgtctagccccgtgacaaatGGTATCCGAGCAATGTTTGAACTAAGTAATATCTGAGTTGTTGGTTCaaaggcaccgttgggatgtcgAGAGAAGAGTTCGAACAAAGGTGGGCGAAGAAGTCTTTGAGGGAGATGTCGGCTGTTGAGGAACGCGTGGGTAAACTTGAGGAGTCCATGGAGGACGCAAAAGAGTCAGAGAATACGTTTGAGGAAAGCATTGATGACTTGAGGGAGCAGTCTAGGGACTTTGTGACCATGTGTCTCATTTCCCAAAGGGATAGCGTGCAAGAGTTGCTAGATTCCCAAAAGAAGAAACCGACGGAGAGGAACGATGCTCTCGaggccatgatgatggctttgaaggaggaaataATGACCACGACGAgggctttgagcacaagaatagaCGAGCTCGTGAGAGAGCTGGCCTTGTGTCGTGCAGCCGTGGGGAAAGGAGTGGCAAATGCAGCACTCAATAACGAGGATGTCTCAAAGCTGAAAGAGTTTGTGGAAACAAGGTCAGCATgcgatgtggacaatttcttgtggaggatggaaaactacttccgtgccaaaggcatcgTGGACGATGCgattaaggtaaacactgcttcaatgtttcttactgacattgcgcttttatggtggTGAGGCAGGACCACAGATAGAAGGCAAGGTGAGATTGAGACGTGACAAGAGTTCCAATGCGAATTGAAGGGATAGTTTTACCCAGAATTTACCGAGgaagaagctcgggcaaagttACAAGGGATAACGCAACGAGACACAATGGGGGAGTatgttcgagagttcaaggaactcatgctccaagtttcAGAGGTGACCGAAAGAGAGGCATTGCTTGCTTTTCAGAATGGATTGAAGCCGTGGGTCAGACAtgaggtggaacaaagaggtaTCGAAAAGCTGTCGGAAGCCATGACGGTAGTTGAGTCCATGGTCAAGCTTGGTCTAGAgaaagacaagcttgggtcttccaagtccGAGGAAAGGGACGTAtgtgaaatggatcacaaggaagatatTGTTAATGGCAATGGCAACAGCAacaatggtggtaatgggaaatcacgagttgggaagaagaaacccaagaggaaaagggacaagCTGAAATGCTTTCTCTGCGATGGTCCACACATGTTGAAGAAATGTCCAAGGAAATCCGCGCTTAAGGAGAAGCCG
Protein-coding sequences here:
- the LOC121218472 gene encoding rac-like GTP-binding protein ARAC7 — its product is MSASKFIKCVTVGDGAVGKTCMLICYTSNKFPTDYIPTVFDNFSANVAVDGSIVNLGLWDTAGQEDYSRLRPLSYRGADIFVLAFSLISRASYENVLKKWMPELRRFAPNVPVVLVGTKLDLREDRAYLADQLGSNIITSAQGEELRKQIGAAAYIECSSKTQQNVKAVFDTAIKVVLQPPRRKDVTRKKRRRRSGCSIASIICGGFDA